In Xylanibacter ruminicola 23, a single genomic region encodes these proteins:
- a CDS encoding YhcG family protein, giving the protein MATDKQKLQMSEDFDSLVRRIQNTSDVLQQDARLVINRNVTTRAWLTGFYIVEYEQHGKDRAKYGDKLLKRLAEQLDDKSFSLASLKNYRQFYLYYPEIARPIADYLQHKTQKSQSLISLFQQIGNQRLIKSQSLISLSDGLQSDIVSEDGFAIKAANGNVMAAPDMVFNRLSFTHIAQLIHLNDPQKRAFYAIEAMRGPWSVRELQRQIDSNYYERSGWSKKPELLASKVNDKIERPTFRGELKSHYVFEFLGLYAKDTIEEDVLEQSLIDHLEEFLLELGMGFCLEARQKKLLIDDRYFKADLVFYHRILKCHCIVELKGHRLDYADVAQLNMYIEYYRKNYMQPEDNPPVGLLLCTEYGQEMVEYLSPFVDPQLFVAQYELQLPSKEKMKEFLLRENRG; this is encoded by the coding sequence ATGGCAACAGACAAACAGAAACTACAGATGAGTGAAGATTTTGACTCTTTGGTCAGACGTATACAGAACACGAGCGATGTCCTGCAACAAGACGCTCGATTGGTCATCAATCGGAATGTCACCACACGTGCGTGGCTGACAGGTTTTTATATTGTGGAATACGAACAGCACGGAAAGGATCGTGCAAAGTATGGCGATAAACTGCTAAAACGTTTGGCTGAACAATTAGATGACAAAAGCTTCAGCCTTGCCAGTCTGAAGAATTATAGGCAATTCTATCTTTATTATCCTGAGATAGCACGACCTATAGCAGACTATTTACAGCATAAGACACAAAAAAGCCAATCACTGATTAGCCTTTTTCAACAGATAGGAAATCAGAGACTTATAAAAAGCCAATCACTGATTAGCCTTTCTGATGGATTACAATCAGATATTGTTTCTGAGGATGGATTTGCTATTAAAGCGGCAAATGGGAATGTGATGGCTGCTCCTGATATGGTATTTAATAGATTATCTTTCACACATATAGCGCAGTTGATACACTTGAATGACCCTCAGAAACGAGCATTTTATGCCATCGAAGCCATGCGTGGACCATGGAGTGTGAGAGAACTTCAGCGGCAGATAGACAGCAATTACTACGAACGTAGCGGGTGGAGTAAGAAACCAGAACTGTTGGCAAGCAAAGTCAATGACAAAATAGAGAGACCTACTTTCAGAGGAGAACTGAAATCGCATTATGTATTTGAGTTTTTAGGGCTATACGCAAAAGATACTATCGAGGAAGATGTATTGGAGCAAAGCCTCATTGACCATCTGGAAGAATTCTTGTTAGAGCTGGGCATGGGATTCTGTTTGGAGGCACGACAGAAGAAACTGCTTATCGACGATCGTTACTTCAAGGCAGACTTGGTGTTTTACCACAGGATATTGAAATGTCACTGTATCGTGGAATTGAAAGGGCATCGTTTGGATTATGCGGATGTTGCTCAGTTGAATATGTATATAGAGTATTATCGCAAGAACTATATGCAACCTGAAGACAATCCCCCTGTAGGTCTGCTCCTCTGCACAGAGTACGGACAAGAAATGGTTGAATACTTATCACCATTCGTGGATCCTCAGTTGTTTGTAGCACAATACGAACTTCAACTGCCCAGCAAGGAGAAGATGAAGGAATTCCTGTTGAGAGAAAACAGAGGATAA
- a CDS encoding smalltalk protein: protein MSKKETIKFVAQLIASIATAIITALGTTSCMGY, encoded by the coding sequence ATGAGTAAGAAAGAAACGATTAAGTTTGTGGCGCAGCTGATAGCATCGATTGCTACGGCAATCATCACGGCGCTGGGCACAACCTCGTGCATGGGGTATTGA
- a CDS encoding helix-turn-helix transcriptional regulator, translating to MAKYIIADNQEITRFAIESLLKQNDENQIYRASDKTSLVAKLKEHEHAVVILDYTLFDFADEDQLLIVSERFALSQWLLISDELTPQFLRRVIYSSHQFSIVFKDGPMKDVRDALHAVSHHQRFISQRALEVIISQQNDEEKPDILTATEAEIVKAIAQGKTTKEIAEERFSSIHTITTHRKNIFRKLGINTAHELIKYAIRAGLVDPSEFYI from the coding sequence ATGGCAAAGTATATAATAGCAGATAATCAGGAAATAACAAGGTTTGCAATCGAAAGTCTGCTCAAGCAGAACGACGAGAACCAGATATACCGAGCATCAGACAAAACAAGTCTGGTTGCCAAGCTAAAGGAGCACGAGCATGCTGTGGTGATACTCGACTATACCCTGTTTGATTTTGCCGACGAAGACCAGTTGCTGATTGTAAGCGAACGCTTTGCCTTATCGCAATGGCTGCTCATCAGCGATGAGCTGACGCCTCAATTCCTGCGTCGCGTCATCTATTCATCGCATCAGTTCAGCATAGTATTTAAGGACGGACCGATGAAGGACGTGCGCGATGCCCTGCACGCTGTAAGTCACCATCAGCGTTTTATCAGTCAGCGTGCGCTCGAAGTGATTATCTCACAGCAGAACGACGAGGAAAAGCCTGACATTCTAACCGCCACCGAAGCCGAAATCGTAAAAGCCATCGCCCAAGGTAAAACCACCAAGGAGATTGCCGAAGAGCGTTTTTCGAGCATCCACACCATCACCACCCACCGCAAGAATATCTTCCGCAAACTGGGCATCAACACAGCCCACGAACTCATTAAGTATGCCATCCGTGCCGGACTGGTCGACCCTTCAGAGTTTTACATCTAA
- a CDS encoding ThiF family adenylyltransferase, with protein sequence MATDDAIFRRSELLLGNESMERIAQKRVIIFGVGGVGSWCAESLVRSGIRHLTIVDSDRVCITNINRQLMATTKTVGQVKVDALKERLLTINPSVEINALQKVFTAENADEFELDTYDYIIDAIDSLKDKATLILLACRTNAKLFSSMGAALKLDPTRIKVTEFWKVQGDPLARALRKKFKSQKQFPKRKFQCVYSDELLENRGHNATCGTEKCMCPKAQNGPGDKSLLNHEWCSSKAQINGTLAHITAIFGFMLAGLVIEDIEYYSTK encoded by the coding sequence ATGGCAACAGATGATGCAATATTCCGTCGCTCCGAACTGCTTTTAGGCAATGAATCTATGGAGCGCATCGCCCAGAAAAGGGTGATTATCTTTGGCGTGGGAGGTGTTGGTTCATGGTGCGCAGAGAGTCTGGTACGTAGTGGTATCAGGCATTTGACGATTGTGGATAGCGACCGCGTTTGTATCACCAACATCAACCGCCAGCTGATGGCTACCACAAAGACCGTCGGTCAGGTAAAGGTAGATGCACTGAAAGAGCGCTTGCTAACAATCAACCCTTCAGTAGAGATTAATGCCCTACAAAAGGTTTTCACGGCAGAGAATGCAGATGAGTTCGAACTCGACACCTACGACTACATCATCGATGCCATCGATTCGCTGAAAGATAAGGCTACGCTTATTCTCCTGGCTTGTCGTACTAATGCCAAACTGTTCTCATCAATGGGAGCTGCCTTAAAGCTGGATCCTACCCGTATCAAAGTTACAGAGTTCTGGAAGGTACAGGGCGATCCACTGGCCCGCGCACTTAGAAAGAAATTCAAGTCGCAGAAGCAATTCCCTAAGCGAAAGTTCCAGTGCGTTTATAGCGACGAGCTACTGGAGAACCGGGGGCATAATGCCACCTGTGGCACCGAGAAGTGCATGTGCCCCAAAGCCCAGAATGGTCCAGGCGACAAGAGTCTGTTGAACCACGAGTGGTGCTCTTCTAAAGCCCAGATCAATGGTACGCTTGCTCATATCACCGCTATCTTTGGTTTTATGTTGGCAGGTCTGGTGATAGAAGATATAGAATATTATTCTACGAAATAG